One part of the Chryseobacterium sp. 7 genome encodes these proteins:
- a CDS encoding ABC transporter ATP-binding protein yields the protein MNQYIKILKFARPHQKYIYGSLFFNLMYSVFQIASLGTILPVLGMLFGTIEAKKYSHPPVYSGEILDFFSYAKEYANYYVQTLVAEHGALNVLAWLCVVTAFMFLLRNLFRYLGSFLLINYRVGVTKDLRGAMYRKILSLPVSFFTESRKGDLMSRMSNDVGEVEGNILGSLVELINAPFMLISTLVTLFFLSTEMTLFSLLVLPVMGTMIALIGKSLKKDSHEAQNEMGNIFSIVDETLKSTKVIKIFSAEKIMDNRFMQSMQKWINSSISLGRKKELASPMSEFLGSVTFLIIAWYGGKQIIVEQSISPADFLVFLGIFFQILPPVKSLSQSISNVQKGEASLERVLAILDADVKIDEVPNPVSISTLNSSIEFNNIGFYYDKDHTILKNFSLSIPKGKTVALVGQSGSGKTTIANLLARFYDVSEGEILIDGTDIKHLKLQEYRKLLGMVTQESVLFNDSVYNNILMGKPDATREEVIAAAKIANADAFITTLPEGYDSNIGDDGGKLSGGQKQRVSIARAVLKNPPIMILDEATSALDTESERFVQDALEKMMENRTSLVIAHRLSTIQKADWIVVMEKGDIVEQGTHHDLIAKRGMYHKLVELQNFD from the coding sequence ATGAACCAATATATTAAAATACTAAAGTTCGCAAGACCTCACCAAAAATACATCTACGGAAGTTTGTTTTTCAACCTTATGTACTCTGTATTTCAGATTGCTTCCTTAGGAACTATTCTACCCGTTTTGGGGATGCTTTTCGGAACCATTGAGGCTAAAAAATACAGCCATCCTCCTGTTTATTCGGGAGAGATTTTAGACTTTTTCTCTTATGCAAAAGAATATGCCAATTATTATGTTCAGACCTTAGTGGCTGAGCATGGAGCACTTAACGTTTTGGCGTGGCTTTGTGTGGTAACGGCTTTTATGTTTTTACTGAGAAACCTTTTCAGATATTTAGGTTCGTTTTTACTGATCAATTACCGAGTAGGGGTTACTAAAGATCTTCGTGGAGCTATGTACAGAAAGATTCTTTCTTTACCCGTTTCATTTTTTACAGAAAGCAGAAAGGGAGATCTGATGTCTCGTATGTCCAATGACGTGGGTGAAGTGGAAGGAAATATTTTAGGAAGTTTAGTTGAATTAATCAATGCGCCTTTCATGCTGATCAGTACATTGGTAACACTCTTCTTTTTAAGTACAGAGATGACGCTTTTCTCTCTTTTAGTATTGCCTGTAATGGGAACTATGATCGCTTTAATAGGAAAAAGTCTTAAAAAAGATTCTCACGAAGCGCAAAATGAAATGGGAAATATTTTCTCTATTGTAGATGAAACATTAAAGTCTACCAAAGTGATTAAAATTTTCAGCGCAGAAAAAATAATGGACAACCGCTTTATGCAGTCTATGCAGAAATGGATTAACAGTTCAATAAGCCTGGGCAGAAAAAAGGAATTAGCCTCTCCCATGAGCGAATTCTTAGGTTCAGTTACTTTCTTAATTATTGCCTGGTACGGTGGTAAACAAATTATTGTAGAACAAAGTATTTCACCTGCAGATTTCTTGGTTTTCCTGGGTATTTTCTTCCAGATTTTACCTCCTGTAAAAAGTTTATCCCAGTCTATCTCGAATGTACAGAAGGGAGAAGCTTCTCTTGAAAGAGTTTTAGCAATTCTGGATGCTGATGTGAAAATAGACGAAGTACCCAATCCTGTTTCTATCTCCACATTAAACAGTTCTATCGAATTTAATAATATTGGTTTTTACTATGATAAAGACCACACGATTCTTAAAAACTTCTCACTTTCCATTCCTAAAGGGAAAACTGTTGCTCTTGTGGGGCAAAGTGGAAGCGGTAAAACAACTATTGCTAACCTTTTAGCGAGATTCTATGATGTTTCGGAAGGAGAAATACTGATTGACGGAACTGACATCAAGCATTTAAAATTACAGGAATACCGTAAACTATTAGGAATGGTAACACAGGAGTCTGTATTATTTAATGATTCCGTTTACAATAATATTCTGATGGGTAAACCTGATGCTACCAGAGAAGAAGTAATTGCTGCGGCTAAAATTGCCAATGCAGATGCATTTATTACCACACTTCCTGAAGGATATGATTCCAATATTGGAGATGATGGAGGTAAGCTTTCCGGAGGTCAGAAACAAAGGGTTTCTATTGCCAGAGCAGTATTGAAAAATCCTCCAATTATGATTCTGGATGAAGCCACTTCCGCACTGGATACGGAATCTGAAAGATTTGTACAGGATGCACTGGAAAAAATGATGGAAAACAGAACTTCCTTAGTGATTGCCCACCGTCTTTCAACCATTCAGAAAGCAGACTGGATTGTAGTAATGGAAAAAGGTGATATTGTGGAACAGGGAACACACCATGACCTGATTGCAAAAAGAGGAATGTATCATAAGCTTGTTGAACTTCAAAACTTCGACTAA
- a CDS encoding helix-turn-helix domain-containing protein, with the protein MIPDYKQIYTDILEEKFPEKLIDAAIRLKLETLHSAFDILKFNQLIFGEPEYTVGFNNQRLRSYDKESILKILKYQKQNGLNNLQLGKQFKISRNTIAKWKTIFNS; encoded by the coding sequence ATGATCCCTGATTACAAACAGATTTACACAGACATTCTTGAAGAAAAGTTTCCTGAAAAATTAATAGATGCTGCCATCAGGCTTAAACTGGAAACACTGCATTCGGCTTTTGATATTCTTAAGTTTAATCAACTGATTTTTGGAGAACCTGAATATACCGTTGGGTTTAATAATCAAAGGCTTCGTTCCTATGATAAGGAATCTATTTTGAAAATTCTAAAATATCAGAAACAGAATGGGCTCAACAATCTTCAGTTGGGTAAACAGTTTAAAATAAGCCGGAATACCATTGCCAAATGGAAAACTATTTTCAATTCATAA
- a CDS encoding DUF1801 domain-containing protein, whose product MNPIQEYFYRIEEPERSTLLFLRNAILASDPEHITETFSFGLPFIKYKKKMLCYFYYSKKYQKHYLSFYHGDRLDYPELIQDGRKKFKILLIDAEEDIPVEFILSLTEEIKRYIK is encoded by the coding sequence ATGAACCCCATACAAGAGTATTTCTACAGAATCGAAGAGCCTGAAAGAAGTACTCTTTTATTTTTGCGTAATGCTATTCTGGCTTCGGATCCGGAACACATTACGGAAACATTCAGTTTCGGACTTCCGTTTATTAAATACAAAAAGAAAATGCTGTGCTATTTCTACTACAGCAAAAAATACCAAAAACACTATCTGAGTTTTTATCACGGTGACAGATTAGATTATCCGGAACTGATTCAGGACGGCAGAAAGAAGTTTAAGATTCTTCTTATTGATGCAGAAGAAGATATTCCTGTAGAATTTATACTAAGCCTTACAGAAGAGATTAAAAGATATATAAAATAA